The proteins below come from a single Candidozyma auris chromosome 3, complete sequence genomic window:
- a CDS encoding nucleobase cation symporter-1 family protein yields the protein MSKTTPSTSIVEVLDNTSIEYEQNDKEEKSWWKKVVDYLEVNNPGGLTNTQRFLFNHDLRPVEAARRQWSWYNYAFFWIADSFNINTWMIASTGVQQGMTWWQTWLSVWVGYFLCGIFVSISARIGVVNHISFPIGVRASFGIFFAAWPVINRVVMSCVWYSVQSMVAAPCMGLMLRSIFGQHLDETMPNGINNPNLTTFQFLSFFLFWLFQLPFLWFPPHKIRHLFTAKAYIVPVAGVAFLVWTLVKAHRAGPVIRKKSTLGSHDLAWTFVESTMNALANFATLITNAPDFSRFADKPSFSMKYVVQTVSIPLCFSITSLIGILVSSASESLYGEPTWNPLDVLGHFLDNYSAGNRAGVFLLGFAFAIAQLGTNISANSLSFGTDVTSLLPNYLTIRRGSYLCAILALVVQPWNLTSSSSNFTTYLSAYSVFLSSIVGVICCDYYYVRRGYLKLTHLYSLFAPEDKTQPSYYRYNKIGLNPRALIAYLCGILPNIVGFVGQVKGQDSVPIGAIEVYRLNFFMGFFSSGIVYALLCYFWPVNGVPEVRPFEKKWFEEFQDVENFEEELQGHIVHEGVEQVGSYSTAVTKKDIV from the coding sequence ATGTCCAAGACCACTCCACTGACTTCAATCGTGGAGGTGCTAGATAACACCAGTATTGAGTACGAGCAGAATGACAAAGAGGAGAAGTCGTGGTGGAAGAAAGTGGTAGATTACTTGGAGGTCAATAACCCTGGTGGTTTGACAAACACTCAGAGGTTTCTCTTTAATCACGACTTGCGCCCGGTCGAGGCTGCCAGGAGGCAGTGGTCGTGGTACAACTATGCGTTTTTCTGGATCGCCGATTCTTTTAATATCAACACGTGGATGATCGCTTCCACAGGCGTTCAGCAGGGCATGACTTGGTGGCAGACGTGGCTTTCGGTTTGGGTCGGCTACTTTTTGTGTGGAATTTTCGTGTCGATCTCGGCCAGAATCGGTGTTGTCAACCACATCTCATTTCCCATTGGTGTGAGAGCATCTTTTGGTATATTTTTTGCTGCATGGCCTGTCATCAACCGTGTGGTGATGTCTTGTGTGTGGTACTCTGTTCAAAGCATGGTGGCTGCTCCGTGTATGGGGTTGATGTTGAGATCAATCTTTGGTCAGCATCTCGACGAAACCATGCCCAATGGAATCAATAATCCCAACTTGACCACATTCCAGTTCTTGTcatttttccttttctggCTTTTCCAGCTCCCGTTCCTCTGGTTCCCTCCACACAAGATAAGACATTTGTTCACTGCTAAGGCCTACATTGTTCCAGTTGCTGGTGTGGCCTTTTTGGTCTGGACGTTGGTGAAGGCACACAGAGCAGGTCCAGTTATCAGGAAAAAGTCTACTCTCGGTAGCCACGACTTGGCATGGACGTTTGTTGAATCTACAATGAATGCATTGGCAAATTTCGCTACGTTGATCACCAACGCTCCAGATTTCTCTCGTTTCGCCGATAAGCCATCCTTCAGCATGAAGTATGTTGTTCAGACTGTTTCTATCCCGCTTTGTTTTTCAATAACCTCCTTGATCGGTATTCTAGTCAGTTCAGCTTCTGAATCGTTGTACGGAGAGCCAACTTGGAACCCTTTGGATGTTTTGGGCCACTTCTTGGACAACTATTCCGCTGGCAACAGAGCCGGAGTGTTCTTGCTAGGATTTGCCTTTGCAATCGCACAGTTGGGAACCAACATTTCCGCCAACTCACTTTCCTTCGGTACAGACGTGACGTCTCTTCTACCAAACTACCTCACAATCAGAAGAGGTTCGTACCTTTGTGCCATTTTGGCGTTAGTCGTCCAACCATGGAACTTGACCTCAAGCTCTTCCAATTTCACAACTTACTTATCAGCGTACTCTGTGTTCCTTTCCTCGATTGTGGGAGTGATCTGCTGCGACTACTATTACGTGAGAAGAGGGTACTTAAAGTTGACCCATTTGTACTCTCTTTTCGCTCCAGAAGATAAAACACAGCCGTCCTATTACAGATATAACAAGATTGGATTGAATCCAAGAGCACTCATTGCATACTTGTGTGGCATTCTACCAAATATTGTGGGGTTTGTGGGACAAGTGAAAGGGCAAGACTCAGTTCCAATTGGTGCTATCGAGGTGTACCGactcaacttcttcatgggtttcttctcctcgggCATAGTGTATGCGCTTTTGTGCTACTTCTGGCCTGTGAATGGAGTACCAGAAGTGAGACCatttgagaagaagtggtTCGAAGAGTTCCAGGATGTGGAAAACTTCGAAGAGGAGTTGCAGGGACACATAGTTCACGAGGGTGTGGAGCAAGTGGGCTCGTACTCCACCGCAGTCACGAAGAAAGATATCGTGTAA
- the LYS12 gene encoding homoisocitrate dehydrogenase, whose amino-acid sequence MLSRSVRHFSSSSASLKKLKIGLIPGDGIGREVIPAGQAVLEKLPKSLDLQFDFVTLDAGYELFQRTGTALPEKTVEVLKSECDGALFGAVSSPSVKVAGYSSPIVALRKKMGLYANVRPVKSVTSSDKPVDMVIVRENTEDLYVKEERTYNAEDGSRVAEAIKRISENATSKIATMAYEIALSRQKIRETSNLSSLHSKPSVTVTHKSNVLSASDGLFREVCKNVWESNKDKFGSVEYKEQIVDSMVYRMFREPEVFDVVVAPNLYGDILSDGAAALVGSLGVVPSANVGDNFAIGEPCHGSAPDIEGKGISNPIATIRSTALMLEFMGYQEAAAKIYEAVDANLVEGKVKTPDLGGNSTTQQVIDDIVGRF is encoded by the coding sequence ATGCTCTCCAGATCAGTGCGTCATTTCTCGTCCTCGAGTGCTtcgttgaaaaaattgaagatcGGGCTTATTCCTGGCGACGGTATTGGTCGTGAAGTGATCCCTGCTGGCCAGGCTGtattggagaagttgcCCAAGAGCCTTGATTTACAATTCGACTTTGTCACGTTGGATGCCGGCTACGAGTTGTTTCAGAGGACGGGCACGGCGTTGCCTGAGAAGACGGTGGAGGTGTTGAAGCTGGAGTGTGACGGTGCTCTTTTCGGTGCTGTTTCGTCTCCCAGCGTGAAGGTGGCAGGCTACTCTTCGCCAATTGTCGcattgagaaagaaaatggGCCTTTACGCCAACGTCAGACCGGTCAAGTCCGTTACTAGCTCAGACAAGCCCGTGGACATGGTCATTGTCCGTGAAAACACCGAGGACTTGTATGTGAAGGAGGAAAGAACATACAATGCTGAAGACGGCTCGAGGGTCGCTGAGGCGATCAAGAGGATTTCTGAAAACGCCACAAGCAAGATCGCTACTATGGCCTACGAGATTGCCTTGCTGAGGCAAAAGATTAGAGAGACCTCCAACCTCAGCAGTCTTCACTCCAAGCCCTCTGTCACCGTGACCCACAAGTCCAACGTCTTGTCTGCATCTGATGGCTTGTTCCGTGAGGTGTGCAAGAACGTGTGGGAGTCgaacaaggacaagttcGGTTCGGTTGAGTACAAGGAGCAAATTGTCGACTCGATGGTGTACCGTATGTTCAGAGAGCCAGAGGTCTTCGACGTGGTTGTCGCTCCTAATTTGTACGGTGACATCTTGAGTGATGGTGCTGCTGCCCTTGTGGGCTCTTTGGGTGTGGTGCCCTCCGCCAATGTCGGTGACAACTTTGCCATTGGTGAGCCGTGCCACGGTTCTGCCCCAGACATTGAGGGCAAGGGCATCTCCAACCCAATTGCTACCATCAGGTCCACTGCTTTGATGTTGGAGTTTATGGGCTACCAGGAGGCTGCTGCTAAGATCTACGAAGCTGTTGATGCCAACTTGGTCGAAGGTAAGGTGAAGACCCCAGACTTGGGCGGAAACTCCACCACCCAGCAGGTCATTGACGACATTGTTGGTCGTTTTTAA
- the DPM3 gene encoding Dpm3p, producing the protein MTKATETALALFALSAIYFALITGTIPTGEFVQREILPYLPWWALVTFGSYALGTLGWGVLTFKDKEGSYRELLQQIDEAKTFYKEKGLDLDE; encoded by the coding sequence ATGACCAAAGCTACAGAAACTGCCCTCGCTCTTTTCGCTTTGAGTGCGATCTACTTTGCCTTGATCACAGGCACCATTCCAACTGGGGAGTTCGTGCAGAGAGAGATATTACCATACTTGCCGTGGTGGGCTTTAGTCACTTTTGGCAGTTACGCCTTGGGCACGCTAGGCTGGGGCGTGCTTACATTCAAGGACAAAGAAGGCAGTTACAGAGAGTTGTTGCAGCAAATTGACGAGGCCAAGACATTctacaaagaaaaaggactTGATTTGGACGAGTAA
- a CDS encoding rRNA (cytosine-C5-)-methyltransferase RCM1 — protein sequence MKLYFEAAKFVDNDKGSLKNRIFNSKLSNSPKHVYALVISTLKYKEHIDTIIRKSRLKDVPQLKKLKVSDALLSLLVQDFLFSPKGRIQSGKHPIKEAFLLNKTRMQAELTKLKLKHKVKSVTELPLKEGFDDDETPVRWIRVNTLKTTPESLMKNAFFSKLTEVGSIEDLTSPGLIFKDKIIHNLYGLHPREKITSTQAYTHGEIIIQDRASCFPAEILNNDPSDVHVNVIDATAAPGNKTTHAASFVTKNDGLVYAFERDSKRVNTLKMMCQRATGKGRKNLIQVVHADFTTVNPTDFPSVTGIIVDPSCSGSGIFGRAIEDANANEQSKEETDETRLQKLAGFQFKIMKHALSFPKAHKVVYSTCSIHPHENERVVVDLLSDPEVKKAGWKLAPRDVVISSWPRRGWEEEFTSLSEDGEIRKQYAGGCVRAVPKEDGGIGFFAACFVRDKQ from the coding sequence ATGAAACTCTACTTCGAAGCAGCCAAGTTCGTCGACAACGATAAGGGCAGCTTGAAAAACCGCATCTTCAATAGCAAACTTTCCAATTCACCAAAACATGTATACGCTCTCGTCATCTCCACGCTCAAGTATAAGGAGCACATTGACACCATCATCAGAAAGTCCCGTCTTAAAGATGTGCCTCAGCTaaagaagctcaaagtCTCGGACGCCCTACTATCACTTCTCGTTCaggattttcttttctcgCCAAAGGGAAGAATTCAGCTGGGAAAGCACCCCATCAAGGAAGCCtttctcttgaacaagacGAGAATGCAAGCTGAGCTCACGAAGCTCAAGCTCAAGCATAAGGTTAAGTCTGTAACCGAGCTACCTTTGAAGGAGggatttgatgatgatgaaactCCTGTGCGGTGGATTCGTGTGAACACGTTGAAGACGACTCCCGAatccttgatgaagaatgctttcttttctaaATTGACCGAGGTGGGGTCAATTGAGGACCTCACGAGTCCAGGGTTGATTTTCAAGGACAAAATCATACACAACCTTTACGGCCTACATCCAAGGGAGAAAATCACAAGCACCCAAGCGTACACTCATGGCGAGATCATCATCCAAGATCGTGCATCCTGCTTCCCGGCAGAAATACTCAATAACGACCCTTCAGATGTCCATGTAAATGTTATAGATGCTACTGCTGCTCCAGGTAACAAAACGACGCATGCTGCCTCATTTGTTACCAAGAACGATGGATTGGTGTATGCATTTGAAAGAGACAGCAAGAGGGTCAATACACTCAAGATGATGTGTCAAAGAGCCACGGGTAAGGGTCGCAAAAATCTTATCCAGGTTGTCCATGCTGATTTCACCACGGTGAACCCAACAGATTTTCCATCTGTCACAGGGATCATTGTAGATCCGTCTTGCAGCGGTTCTGGAATTTTCGGCAGAGCCATTGAAGATGCCAATGCAAACGAACAAAGTAAGGAGGAGACCGACGAAACCAGACTCCAGAAACTAGCGGGGTTTCAGTTCAAGATCATGAAGCATGCGTTGTCTTTTCCCAAAGCTCATAAGGTAGTCTACTCCACTTGTTCTATTCATCCCCATGAAAACGAGAGAGTTGTTGTGGATCTTCTCAGTGACCCTGAGGTGAAAAAGGCAGGGTGGAAGCTTGCGCCAAGAGATGTTGTCATTTCGTCGTGGCCAAGACGAGGAtgggaagaagaattcACCTCATTGAGCGAAGATGGTGAAATTCGGAAGCAGTACGCTGGAGGATGCGTGAGAGCTGTacccaaagaagatggGGGCATCGGCTTCTTTGCAGCCTGTTTTGTTCGTGATAAGCAGTAG
- the MGE1 gene encoding Mge1p translates to MQRALLQAARSASRQSLRVSRPATAVPLATARYNFAGLRFNTTKAEGEESKGAAKEEQTKEEAAQQEAEAPKNEEPKEDPLVTELKQKLEKKDKDLADMKNHYARAVADFRNLQETTKKEMQKSKDFALQKFAKDLLESLDNFELALNSVKEETLSANDEVKNLFEGFSMTRNVFEKTLQKHGIEKMDPMGQAFDPNHHEATFEVPQPDKEPGTIFHVQQPGYTLNSRVLRPAKVGLVKGDDN, encoded by the coding sequence ATGCAAAGAGCACTTTTACAAGCCGCGAGATCTGCTTCGAGGCAATCCCTCAGAGTTAGCAGACCCGCCACGGCCGTTCCACTCGCTACTGCAAGGTACAACTTTGCTGGGTTGAGATTCAATACCACCAAGGCAGAGGGTGAAGAGTCCAAAGGAGCTGCGAAAGAGGAGCagaccaaagaagaagctgctcaGCAAGAGGCTGAGGCTCCAAAAAATGAGGAGCCTAAAGAGGACCCTTTGGTCACCGAGTTGAAAcagaagttggagaagaaggacaaggaTTTGGCAGACATGAAGAACCACTACGCCAGAGCCGTGGCCGACTTCCGTAACTTGCAAGAGAccaccaagaaggaaaTGCAAAAGAGTAAAGACTTTGCGTTGCAGAAGTTCGCCAAGGACTTGTTGGAGTCGCTTGACAACTTTGAGTTGGCCTTGAATTCCGTCAAGGAGGAGACATTATCTGCCAACGACGAAGTGAAGAACTTGTTTGAAGGTTTTTCTATGACTAGAAATGTGTTTGAGAAGACCTTGCAGAAACATGGCATTGAAAAGATGGACCCTATGGGCCAGGCGTTTGACCCCAACCACCACGAGGCCACTTTTGAAGTTCCCCAGCCAGACAAGGAGCCCGGCACCATTTTCCACGTCCAGCAACCAGGCTACACTTTGAATAGTAGGGTATTGAGGCCAGCCAAGGTTGGTTTGGTCAAGGGTGATGACAACTAA